cattccgaatgttgattGTGACATCTGGTGAACCTACCTCGGAAATATGTTCTTGGAGGGTCGAAAAGATGTAAACCACGCAAAGCGTGCCGGAAGCCCGATCAcgtcaacaactgaaatcgaatgtaagtaatccgtgggtatacaaaaaagtaaagtaatcgTGATACTTTTAGAACAGCTCTTGTAGATAGAGTGGTCCACTCTATCCCTTTCCATTAAGCATTTCCATAGCCATAGCCGATTTTGCTTCGGCACAACGAAGGGATTTCACTAGAGATatgcaataggcaaaaatctaagatgaaccaaaacacgtgtaaaaaaagcagttgtcaaaaattaactgaacattcaaaataaccgtacttgtcagcataagtgagagacatgagtaacaacaaaatgccacaaaaaagtctagaatcgaatacacgtaacccgcgtaaattcgaaagtcgcgatactctTTGAACAGTCCTCGTATATCATATTATGTGATGGAATATTATTTgacatgatttttttattcttctattcTATTAAGATTGAATCCTGCTCAAAATCAGCTTCTACCAGTTGTTATACATCTCTGCAGATAGATAGGCGAACAATCAGCATGCGTTTCAATTCAAATTCGGGAATAAAGGCATAGAACATCATGACTTCATTACTCGAACTGGAAAAGAACGACGAGAAAGATTCCGCGGATCATATCACGTGCTTATTCATCAAcagcaataaataaaattatttatctcTAATTATACATATTTTTCAACCATAAATGAGCGGAGGCATCCCATTGCCAGCTGTATCGTTTTCGCGGACGACCTCTCCAATGCAAACTTATTAAACTCTAAACCCCATAGATTACTGTAATCATTGGaacataattgaattcaagCTTATTTCATCTTTCGCTTCCTTTTGTTCATCGGGATCTTGGGAAAACCCAAAGCCCCATCCGACCGGAGCCCGAACAATTGGTCCCCTCTCCAGATTTTGCCCTAATAAAAGTTTAATTAATTTTGGAAATGTTTCGCGTGATATCAAAATCCACTGTCTGCGCACCGCTGGATGTTTATTCAAATGAagtcaatttgaatttttgttaattaaaatttgtttcattCTTACACCGGATCAGCCACCGGAGAAAAGGGATTTCGGATCAAGAACTGGCGGCGAATAGTTTTGCTCCTCCTACTCTTTCCACGAAAAGAGGCTATTTATGCTCACCTGTATCCAATACTGTACTTGTCTTTACACAGTTGTTGAGTATATAAACGCGGGCTTCTCACAGACAGGTGTGCGTTTCGCCCCACCCCGCTTCGATATTAGCGCTATCCTATCACGCAGAAAATCTGCGAAAATGCTTACTTCCtagaaaacaaatttcaattatCGAATCGTTCCCTCCATCGACGACTTTTCGAGTGGGGTGCTTATTTGACTTTCAATTTCTTCAGATTATGCTCCCGACAGTAATCCTGGTACCATTTCTCGTACCAGAGCGCCGCATTGGACACTGCCTTCTCCTCGCTATAGATAGGCTCGTAATCCAGATAGATGGACGCTCGGATGCGATTGTAGAGCAGAATCGATGACATGTACGAGAGCAGTCCGCACGGGGGAAAGCTCAGTTTAATTTTCACAATCGGATTAAGCGCTTTAATCAGCAGCTCGAGCAGAAAAGCCAGGAAGAAGGAGAAGAACAGCGGTATCTGGTACCAGGACGGTCGCAGCTTAAGCGTTTCATTAGCCCGGGATAAGCGCTGACAGAAGCGAGTGGTGTCCTCGATACCGGACTCGTCCGTAACGAACACCGGATAGCCTGCGATGTCCTTCGGTTTGCTGGCCAGCGCTTCCTTGGCCCGATAGTGGGCCCAAGCGGCATTGCCCACGTACAGCAGCTGCTGCTTTCCCCCGGGACCGGCAATCTTTGGAATTTCTCCTCCGAAGCGCATCGCCACCTTGATGATGGTCGGAATGAAACGTTGATCACCTTCGCCGAACATTACCGGCAGTCGCATCGCAATCGTTTGCAGCTTCTCTGAAATTGAAACATGGAAGAAGAGTTATATTGTCAATGCAAAAGAGGAAAATGACTGTACCTCCATTTGCGAGCAGTGTATTATTCGCCTCCAGGACCAATTTTTCCGCCTTCAGCTTTGACGGTGCGTATCCGGGAATCTGGAACTCGCTTTCTTTAGCGGGAACTTTCGTCTTCGGTTCGGTTTGGTTGCAGACAATCGTGAAATTAGCCCTTCCCAGATAGGGTGTCATGTGAATGAGGCAGTCGCTGGTGTATACCAGCCTCGGGATGTTGTACTTTCGGCACAAATCGATCACTATCTGGGTCCCATCGACGTTAACCCGCTGCAGCTTGCCGTAGTTGGGCGGGAAGTCAAAGTTAATGAAGGCCGCCATATGAAACACGCAATCGACACCCTCAAAGGCGGTCTCGATGCTGCCCGGTTTGCAGATATCTCCCACATACGAGACGACCTTGCGAGTGTCTGCAGGTGATAAATATAcccgaaaaaaatacaaataaaatgaaagtaaaaaGATATTAGGCGTTTTATGTGCCCATTTCAGGCGTCTCGTTTGTCCCTCACCAAATCTGTTATCGAATGGCTTCAAATCGACGACACGAATCTCGCCAACTTTCGGATCACGTTCCTGTAGTATTTTGATCAAATGTTGACCGAGAAATCCGGCGCCACCTGGTCGGGAAAAAGAGAGAAGAAGTAGAGTAAACAGAGGAGAGTCAATCTTGTTGTTCTGCGACCTTGCCGGTTAGACATAGAAAGAGTACAACTAGGTAATAAATTCAGCAGAAAGGAAATCCTCTGTCATAAAATGAAGACATTCGGGGAGATTATCAATATGTGTTATATAATTTTATCACTTCGCAAGagaaactgcaaaaaaaaacaataatagcGCATACGAGATAGCATTCAAAAACATCCAACCGCTTAGATCAAAATGAGAAGCCCCCAAACCCTACCCTGATATCCCATTGTTAGTTCCTGGAGATATTTTGTTTGCAATATACATTAGGGTGCATATGAATGTGTGGGAAAAATCGACcgtgaaatttcaaaaagttaccacagacaaatgttcaccacctcaaaaaaaccctatgcaaaatatcagctcaatcggacttaatggTAAATGGCACAGAGccatcaaagtttgagttttttaaaaatcggaaaatcatccaaggggagagtaaaggaaatcggggtttaaaaaaaaaagttttgatgccaaatgtcttaaaattgcacgaaacgtcgagatttactgtcacatcgaaaaaaaatatttgtgcaATTATGAGccactagctgactcggcaaacttcgttccgcccaaaatttatttttcgttattacatccatgttttcttactaagcgctgttcatgggtccaatcgcagaattgttaattgattgaaaaaaaaaaatacatttaaaataaccttttactattaaattcctagtacttctaccaaaactagtcattataatatcagattattttcagacacaattctcgttcaagatttttcatccatttgcaaataacatgttttccgttatatggaataaatatttgatacagaaaatatgatagaataaagaggGCCCTCAtttggacaattcctttctcgagttttgcttataactcatttggcgatccatttttatttctgtagatagaataagatataggagtacgttttatcacattaaaatccatttccattttcgaacgaagatcaatttcgttagcgcaaacatcaaatggactaaaaacgcttgtcaatatgtaattgttgaacatatgcgaattgaattttccgaattttcccatttttcttcgaaagttttcaattgtcatgtttggttggaataagtttggttgaaatatatgtattatttttatgggactccctcTTCTTTCCAGAGGAAAgcaaccatcatagaaaaatttattgtaCATAAAATCCCTCACTTCCCAAaattgactccatttgcttgatcagttctcgagttatgcagaagtttgtgtttcatttgtatggcagtcccctagCCCTTAGAGatggggtaggtgtgtcgaatcacaatagaaacatttattgcttcctaaaaccgcatatggaggttttaggaagcatttttggttcaatttgcctgattagttctcgagttttgcaaaccacacaccccccccccccctccctctgaaacctccacatgcacaaTTTTGGTTCCGTTTACTTGATtgattatcgagtaatgcaccATCTCCCCATCTCCCCACCATATCTAAGGGAGGGGGacgagtgtcaaaccaccttagaaacatttattgcctcctgaaacctccatataccaaatttggttcctttaGCTTGATTacctctcgagttatgcagaaatttgtgtttcatttgtatggcagcctccccttagagaggaaatAGAAACGTTTACCGatctctaaaacctctatataccaagtttgattccatttgcttgattagttctcgtgcTATTGAGATATTTGCTTCGTCTcccaaagtcccagagtgtcgatttttgaccaaaaaaaattttcgagaggACAGTACATCTCGACGTTTcgtgtaattttaagacatttttttAAAGCGTCGATACATATACATTCTgtccaatttctataagacTAGTTAAATTTTGCGCGCAATATGTCACATGAGACGAAGATATTTCAATACAGAACTAGGGTGTTGTAGAGTACAGAATAGAGTGATAtaacaataataaataataacagtcattccatgtcaaaccaatatagtggttctcagattttcgtgaaaagtggtagttttgttccctaccacaaaatattaaatccgctttttttattagggtgaccatttccattttagggtagtccgaaaaatcaattttgtccccatttttccaaaaatgattttttttttcaaaaattcataatttttgaagtactggaccgattccgatGATAAACATATCAAATCGAAGCCAATGgaactagtcttctttgaaaaaatactagacttcctaaaaaaaattgaatttgtttcagtaattattgattgtatttgtttttttatagtttacatggtctcgggatcaagggcgctattttttttatctttttcttgaaatctgaggttttttttacataacatgtccAAAAATTAGAGAATCAGCCTTTTTCTTGAGTTATGCTGATCTTGAGTTACCTATTTTCCAAAATtaacgcaattttttttcgaaaaatgtcgccatttcatcaaaaatctgcattttgaaacaatcctacgtacgatgacaggaaatatatccaagataaCGTAAAAAACCATTAGTTGAAATCAGACCACTGGAAAAACTTGTGGAATTACCACCAGTTTACAAAGTTTTGGCTGCAAGAGGTCAACAAACCGATTGCGGTTATTCAGGGGAAAGTCTAATTGACACccatgttttgtttgtttattaagtaatatatctatatatatatacagaaatggatttctgtctgtctgtctgtccgtctgattcttatggactcggaaactactgaatcgataTGAAAATTGCTATGTAGGGGTTTTACGGGTCCGGGAAGATTCTTATgacagttcgagacccctcttccctctctaagggagggctgacatacaattgaaacacaaattttcacattactcgagaattaatcaagcaaatgaaacaaaatttggcatgtggaggttttagggtgcaataaatgattctatggtggtaagacactgtTCCCCCCTTTCTTAGCCCCCTAAGAAAGGGGGGAAcagtggctgccatacaaataaaaaacaagtttcttcgtttttttttttcaaaaaacaggaagtgggttatatctatggtataaccgcaagggtgacgtaggactatcgttgatttagagatcatttgtttgaagttgaatctaaattcattctgaatgaatgaatatttgggggacttcgaaaacgagagcgttacgttggaggcacaaggttttatgcatccaatattggatacggaaatatcctactgatggggaagaataatcttcagaagctatcctgttaattgcgattgattgaaaatcacaaaaccaaatgtatttggtcacagtgttacatggatagaaaacattcaaataaactttttcacatgaatgtaattttaaattcccagaggaacggcagattattttcagtaacgattagatatttccacattttcctcgatactggaagctggttaatgctaactcgataaccatctgttaatagcacttgattgagacatatttggtcacagtgttacatggatagaaaacattcaaataaactctttcacatgaatgtatttttaaattcccagaggaactggcagattattttccggatctttctcgatgctgaatggcatccaaacggaaagaattccgtgcgtgtatgtgtgtatgtagcggctactccgatggtcaccttctcttctcctgaaggatcggcttctctggtCTCCCTCACTGTTTCAAACAaacaccctcagcaacgatgttgtcttgtcgatgtcctcacgaaaaatgaatgcgtctcaccaccagaatatcgcttaagtatgctttttgtgtgtgattgaatcgagagaaggcgtggtttacgatggcaatttggaaggcaaactagaggggaatgaactctctgagctcggaactttcggcgactgagcaataatcgattgcgggcgcatacaatattggatacggaaatatcctactgatggggaagaataatcttctgaagctatcctgttaattgcgattgattgaaaatcacaaaaccaaatgtatttggtcacagtgttacatggatagaaaacattcaaaaaaactcttgcacatgaatgtatttttaaattcccagaggaactggcagattattttccagatctttctcgatgttgaatggcatcgaaacggaaagaattccgcgcgtgtatgtgtatgtgtgtgtgtgtgtgtgtgtgtagcggctgcttcgagatcttcccggggaaccgtttgtggcatcactctcctcctgatggattcccttctggcctaaggtgcacaaacaggctcttggtgacaccgttcatccgcgctttcatgataaacgaagagcttcaccacaacagcgacaacatgctccaatcgctgttcaattagaactgagtggatttccgagtggcgctcgcttatataccgattggtgatttcaatagcctgtttttaaatcaattttaagactattgaaacaagtttttggatcaaaaagtaacaagtatagaacgcgtagacattttatctttcgaatgaagtgtttatcataccatttcgttcagttgtttaggagctattaacgctcaaaatctcggtctccggcgtaacgctttcgttttcgaaactttgattttacaccccggtatagaaatgaaagacgtagtcctacgtcaaaataatgctttattctgcaaaaatgttaacaaatttaatattcaaaatattgctcatcgctagtcacaactttttcccatctttctggtaattcacggatccctttgcggaaataatcggtcggtttgtcggctaaccacgaatcgatccaatttttgacttcatcaaaattgtagaaatgcTGGtgaaccaggccatgttgcatcgatcgaaaaagatagtaatcggacggagcaatgtctggagaacacggcgggtgggataggacctcccattttagcgtttccaagtatattttgaccggtttcgcgacatgcggccgagcattctcgtgctgcaaaataactttatcgtgtctttgctcgtattgtggccgtttttccttcagttcacggctcaaacgcatcaattgtcgtcggtagaggtcccccgtaatggtttcattcgatttTAGCAGCTACaccatagtacaccacacccaactggtcccaccaaatataAAGCATAACCTTctagccgtgaatattccgcgcggccgtcgatgttgatgcatggacgAGGTATCCACACGTTGcctgacgtttaggattgtcgtaatggacccacttttcatcgccagtaacgattcgatgcaaaaaagcttttcttttatgccgttggagcagttgttcgcacgagaaaaaacggcgttcgacgtctcgtggcttcaattcatacggtacCCAATGTCCTGTCTTTTAGATCAtttccattgcttttaaacgatcgaatatggtttgctgagctactccaagtgtatctgcaagttctagttgtgtttgtgacggatcatgatcaagtaaagcctccaattcttcaattAACAGCGTTTTGATGCGGatggtttgtttattcagtGGTGAAGATTTCATCAAGATTGATGGACACATTAAAAAGCTATCGACGATTCAACGCTGAAGACGGGAGAACCCGACGTGGTCAGGagaaaaaacagcaaaattcttgaaattacaaaaatcgACTGTAAATACCGTACTCAGACGTTGCCGGAAGGCCCTTACGTTGGATCGGGCGAAACCAACCAAGCTTAGAGGTAGAATATATGACCAGGAATGTACGAGCAAAGTTGATTCGAGCAGTCCACAACAATCCTGGTCTCTACTTGAGGAATTTGGCAAAAAAGTTCCCGACGAGCCACAGTACAGTTCAGCGAATTTGTATGCGAGAAGACTTACGGTCGTATCATGTCAGCAAACACCCAACAGAACGCTGAAACAAAACCTGGTTGCTAGAACCCGTGCAAGAAAGCTGTACGAGCAAGTGTTGGCCAAGTACAATGATGGACATATGGACATATACatatgaaaaaatggatttcggaCAAATAGTCGGTAACAAATTTTACCTTGCCAAGCGTAAATGGGATGTTGCGGGTATGTTCGAATCTGTTTACGCAAATAAATTTGCCCGTAAGTTGATGATGTGGCAAGGGATCTGTAGTTAAGGAGAAAAGACAAGTGTTTTCATCACCTAGTCAACAATGAATAGAAATGTTTGCAAGGAGGAGTATCTTCGGAACAGGATCCGGTGAAGTTCTAGTCAGACttggcaagctgccattacagccggTATTTCGTCAAATACTATAAGGAGAACAAGAtcgatttcattgaaaaacTATCAATCCACCAAAATGTCCGGATTTTCGTCCCATCGAGAGATGTTGGGCAATTATCAAGGGCAAACTGAAGAAATGTGGTAGAACCATCAAAAAACTCTCTCAAATGGAAAAGTGGTGGAACAAGATAGCAAATTCGCAaatttttacacagcacggtcgtcctgatccgcactcttatcattatcattttttataCGGCCGTCTTGAGCCGTACTTGTTCTGCGCGGTCGTCTCAatccgcaaataattttacttccatttttacacagcacggtgGGAATCACACCAAATGCACTTCAGAAACGTGCCACTTCAGTGTCATTTAATTCCCACTCAGAGCCCCTGAAGATATTTCGGTTCAATGCGGTTTCCGATTATCCTGTTTAATTCTCGCTCCTGTCAGGATTCCCTAAATGTGTCCTTGAGCGTCCGAGAAAAATCGGAGACCGCCCGAAACCGACTGCTAATAAGATGGCGGAGGATGTACCGGGTGCCCAGCCCACTTGATTTAGATTAGTTAGATTTTACGATAGTGTACATCATAAATACGCTGCCGAATTAAGATGAGGTACCAAGGATGCCttcttatctatataaataaaaatggagtgatatctttctgtctctctgtctttctgtctttctgtctttctgtctttctgtctttctgtctttctgtctttctgtctttctgtcttctgtctttctgtctttctgtctttctgtctttctgtctttcccctctctaagggggggctgccaaactaatgaagcataaatatcggcataactcaagaaataatcaagcaaacagaaccaaagttagcatgtgaaggttttagggtgcaataaatgtttctatggtggatagacactcctccccctctctatgggAAAGGGggagtctgccatacaaatgaaacacaaatttctgtataactcgaaaacaaatcaagtaaatggagccaaatttggcatgtgatggtTTTAGGGAGTACGAAATGTTCCTACGGTGAATAAACActcccccctctctctaaggggtggttgccatacaaataaaacacaaacatctgcataactcgagaaataatcaagcaaatgtagccaaatttaggatgtgagggtttttgggtacgagaaatgttatgacacccctccctcctctggaatgaagaaGGGGACTCATAAAAATGATACACATATttgaaccaaacatattccaaccaaacgtgaccatttaaaaaatttcggaatactctgaaaaaaaatggaaaagttagaaaaattcaattcgcatatgttctacaattacatattgacaagcgttattagttcatttgatgtttgcgctaacgaaattgatattcgttcgaaagtggaaatggattttaatgtgagaaaacgcacttctatattgtcttctatctatatatatataaataaatatatatatatatatatatatatatatatatatatatatatatatataaataaaaatgaatcactgaatgtgttgataagagcaaaactcgagaaaggaattgtccgatttaggactgtctttattctatcatattttctgtatcaaacatttagtccatgtaacggagaaacatattatttgcaattggttgaaaaatcgtgaacgagaattgtgtctgaaaataatctgattttataatgacgagttttggtagaagtactaggaattttatagtaaaaggtaattttaaagggtacattaaaagatcaatcaatgaacagttttgcgattggacccattaacGTGCGATTAattagaaaacgtggatgtgataacgaaaaataaattttgggcgagacgaaattTGCCAGGTCAAATTTCGTTGGTTGACGATAAAACATGCGTGATAATGAATCTAGACCTGGTCAAAATTTTTACCAAGCTACTGCTCGGAGAGATGTCATCGGCAGATTTGAGCTCGTGTTCATGGATAAATATGTTCGGGAGTCCACGGTTTGGTAAGGTATTTACACCTGTGGAGCAAAGACTAAGAGCTTTGTCACAAATGAGACGCTGCACTCGAAGTTGTTCAGGAAACGCGCATTGCCTTCTATAGAGGCACACAAAAGACCTGCGAAATTTTGGTCTAATTTGGCGAGCAGCCAATACAGCCGGGAGGTTGTTCAGTGGTATCGTGACAATGGGATAGAGTTCGTCGACAAAATCCTAGGGTAGATTGcaccctaaagggtgtgtcacatcaaattgcatcacggaaaaaaacgctgtaggaatttaatttttaggaattatatcttcagc
The Toxorhynchites rutilus septentrionalis strain SRP chromosome 2, ASM2978413v1, whole genome shotgun sequence genome window above contains:
- the LOC129767468 gene encoding NADPH-dependent 3-keto-steroid reductase Hsd3b4; the protein is MEAKEIVLITGGAGFLGQHLIKILQERDPKVGEIRVVDLKPFDNRFDTRKVVSYVGDICKPGSIETAFEGVDCVFHMAAFINFDFPPNYGKLQRVNVDGTQIVIDLCRKYNIPRLVYTSDCLIHMTPYLGRANFTIVCNQTEPKTKVPAKESEFQIPGYAPSKLKAEKLVLEANNTLLANGEKLQTIAMRLPVMFGEGDQRFIPTIIKVAMRFGGEIPKIAGPGGKQQLLYVGNAAWAHYRAKEALASKPKDIAGYPVFVTDESGIEDTTRFCQRLSRANETLKLRPSWYQIPLFFSFFLAFLLELLIKALNPIVKIKLSFPPCGLLSYMSSILLYNRIRASIYLDYEPIYSEEKAVSNAALWYEKWYQDYCREHNLKKLKVK